From Phormidium ambiguum IAM M-71, a single genomic window includes:
- the dnaK gene encoding molecular chaperone DnaK produces MGKVIGIDLGTTNSCVAFLEGGQPIVIPNTEGGRTTPSIVGFGKADERLVGQLAKRQAVMNAENTIYSIKRFIGRRWDDTEIERSQVPYNCVKGKDDTVDVKVRGKAFTPQEISAMILQKLKQDAENFLGEPVEQAVITVPAYFTDAQRQATKDAGTIAGLEVLRIINEPTAAALSYGLDKQDEEQLVLVFDLGGGTFDVSILQLGDGVFEVRATSGNNHLGGDDFDNCIVQWMIESFQATEGIDLSTDKMALQRLREAAEKAKIELSNMVSTSINLPFITADETGPKHLEMSLTKAKFEELVSHLVESTIDPMKQALKDADLVAGDIDRIILVGGSTRIPAVQEALKSFFGGKTPDRSVNPDEAVALGAAIQGGVLSGEVEDLLLLDVTPLSLGIETLGEVFTKIIDRNTTIPTSKSQVFSTATDGQTSVEIHVLQGERAMARDNKSLGKFLLTGIPPAPRGVPQIEVSFEIDVNGILKVAAQDKGTGREQSIRITNTGGLTQAEVEKMRQEAEIFAEEDRRRKQLIEIKNQADSLFYSYESTMKDNSQFISEEMQAYAQERATELRGAIADPYISLEEMKQLVDSFQQMLFEIGAAVYQQANQGQTDYADSYSASAPEPLHDSATVASEDEDFDFNFEDENTVSADYEAVD; encoded by the coding sequence ATGGGAAAAGTTATTGGCATCGACCTGGGCACTACAAATAGTTGTGTCGCCTTTCTAGAGGGCGGTCAACCGATCGTCATCCCTAATACCGAAGGGGGACGAACCACGCCTAGTATAGTGGGATTTGGCAAAGCTGATGAGCGGTTGGTCGGTCAACTGGCGAAGCGGCAAGCGGTGATGAATGCGGAAAATACAATCTACAGCATTAAACGCTTTATTGGCCGCCGTTGGGATGATACGGAAATCGAGCGCTCCCAAGTTCCCTATAACTGCGTGAAAGGAAAAGACGATACCGTTGATGTGAAAGTGCGGGGGAAAGCTTTTACTCCCCAGGAAATTTCGGCGATGATTCTGCAAAAGCTGAAGCAGGATGCTGAAAATTTCTTGGGAGAACCCGTAGAACAAGCAGTAATTACGGTGCCTGCCTATTTTACAGATGCTCAAAGGCAGGCAACTAAAGATGCAGGAACGATCGCTGGATTAGAAGTCCTCAGAATTATTAACGAACCAACAGCAGCGGCGCTGTCTTATGGTTTAGATAAACAAGATGAAGAACAGTTAGTACTGGTATTTGACTTGGGTGGAGGCACGTTTGATGTCTCAATCCTACAATTAGGTGATGGCGTATTTGAAGTTAGAGCTACGTCGGGAAATAACCACTTGGGCGGTGATGACTTCGATAATTGCATCGTGCAGTGGATGATTGAGAGTTTCCAAGCAACGGAGGGAATAGACCTCAGTACAGATAAAATGGCTCTGCAACGGCTGCGAGAAGCGGCGGAAAAGGCGAAAATTGAACTTTCCAACATGGTGTCAACTTCGATTAATTTGCCGTTTATTACGGCAGATGAAACGGGGCCAAAACATTTGGAAATGTCACTGACGAAGGCGAAGTTTGAAGAGTTGGTGAGTCATTTGGTGGAAAGCACCATTGACCCAATGAAGCAAGCTCTGAAAGATGCGGATTTGGTCGCAGGGGATATCGATCGCATTATCCTAGTTGGTGGTTCGACTCGGATTCCGGCAGTTCAAGAAGCACTAAAATCTTTTTTTGGTGGCAAAACTCCCGATCGCTCCGTCAACCCAGATGAAGCAGTAGCCTTGGGCGCAGCGATTCAAGGCGGCGTATTAAGTGGGGAAGTAGAAGACCTGCTACTGTTGGATGTTACCCCGCTGTCTTTGGGCATTGAAACATTAGGCGAAGTCTTTACCAAAATTATCGATCGCAATACCACCATTCCCACCAGCAAATCGCAAGTGTTTTCTACCGCCACTGATGGACAAACATCAGTGGAAATTCACGTCTTACAAGGGGAACGAGCAATGGCTCGTGATAACAAGAGTTTGGGTAAATTCTTGCTCACAGGAATTCCCCCAGCCCCACGCGGGGTACCACAAATTGAAGTGTCTTTTGAGATTGACGTAAATGGCATTCTCAAAGTAGCAGCACAAGATAAAGGAACAGGTCGAGAACAAAGTATTCGGATTACGAACACTGGCGGTCTGACTCAGGCAGAAGTAGAAAAAATGCGCCAAGAAGCGGAAATATTTGCCGAAGAAGACCGGAGACGCAAACAATTAATCGAAATCAAGAATCAGGCGGATAGCTTGTTCTATAGCTATGAATCGACAATGAAAGATAATAGTCAATTCATTAGCGAAGAAATGCAAGCTTATGCTCAAGAAAGAGCCACTGAATTAAGAGGAGCGATCGCCGATCCTTACATCAGTTTAGAAGAGATGAAACAATTAGTAGATAGTTTCCAACAAATGCTCTTTGAAATTGGTGCAGCAGTGTATCAGCAAGCAAACCAAGGTCAAACTGATTATGCAGATTCCTACTCTGCCTCGGCTCCAGAACCATTACATGATTCAGCAACCGTAGCTAGTGAGGACGAAGACTTTGATTTCAACTTTGAAGATGAAAACACAGTAAGTGCAGATTACGAAGCCGTAGACTAA
- the grpE gene encoding nucleotide exchange factor GrpE, which produces MIEESKQTEQTENINANVTEESNNSAEMSADMETQLNSEVVTSDTTPEQETSSAAEAAEWEEMEAEIAALEQQVNLLKTQLEERTSQYMRIAADFDNFRKRSQKEKEELDQQVKCNTIGSLLPVVDNFERAQAQIKPQTEPEKNIHKSYQSIYKQMVTALKSLGVSPMRPKGQEFNPTLHEAAIQEPTNEYPEGTVIDELIPGYFLGEKVLRHAVVKVAAPGEHMVPSEESQPESPES; this is translated from the coding sequence ATGATAGAAGAATCTAAACAAACAGAACAAACGGAAAATATAAACGCTAACGTTACTGAGGAGAGCAACAATTCAGCTGAAATGTCAGCAGATATGGAAACACAGCTAAACTCGGAAGTCGTTACCTCAGATACTACCCCTGAGCAGGAAACTTCTTCCGCAGCAGAGGCCGCTGAATGGGAAGAAATGGAAGCAGAAATCGCTGCCTTAGAACAGCAAGTAAATCTATTAAAAACGCAGCTAGAAGAACGTACCAGCCAATATATGCGAATTGCGGCGGATTTTGATAATTTCCGTAAACGCAGCCAAAAAGAAAAGGAAGAATTGGATCAGCAGGTCAAGTGTAATACTATCGGGTCGCTCTTACCAGTAGTGGATAATTTTGAGCGGGCACAAGCACAGATTAAACCCCAAACCGAGCCGGAAAAAAATATCCACAAAAGCTATCAAAGCATTTACAAACAAATGGTAACGGCTCTCAAAAGTTTGGGTGTATCCCCGATGCGTCCCAAAGGACAAGAGTTTAACCCAACTTTACATGAAGCCGCGATTCAGGAACCAACCAATGAGTATCCCGAAGGAACAGTGATTGATGAACTGATTCCCGGATATTTTTTGGGGGAAAAAGTCCTGCGTCATGCTGTGGTGAAAGTTGCTGCTCCTGGGGAGCACATGGTACCCTCAGAGGAAAGCCAGCCTGAGTCACCAGAAAGTTAA
- a CDS encoding GspE/PulE family protein: MTNSSSLPKRTSTSLIVQNFSPFGNKLIQTGYVNPEQMKQAMVESRSSGRPLTEILESLTGRQLPPDLLRQYKKQQLFELKILFGVESLDPEITEVPVNHLGELIDSLIPIDICRRYRLVPLSKNDTQPPSVLIAMVNPDDLEALDDLNRILRPQGLALQRMVITREDYEHLITKYLDEEAERLEKREREKQTDVSGLLDDLNIEGLEEAPDEGEDLDADGKESSAPIINLVNKILIKALQEGASDIHVEPQEETLRIRFRKDGVLQQAFDPLPKQIIPAVTARFKVISDLDIAERRQAQDGRIRRMFNGRKIDFRVSTLPSRYGEKVVLRILDNSSTQLGLDKLITNPDTLALVREMASRPFGLILVTGPTGSGKSTSLYSVLAERNDPGVNISTVEDPIEYTLPGITQVQVIREKGLDFATALRAFLRQDPDVILVGETRDKETAKTAIESALTGHLVLTTLHTNDAAGAIARLDEMGVEPFMVSGALLGVLAQRLMRRVCPDCRIPYTPSPEELARFGLTASGDVDLLIYKANTIPPAERPNDKNLCKTCKGVGYKGRVGVYEVLKVTENLQLLISQGAPTERIKEAAVEEGMVTLLAYSLQLVREGRTTLEEVERVTFTDSGLEAELKAKRKTALTCRICDAGLQQEWIECPYCLTPRFSD, translated from the coding sequence ATGACTAACTCTTCATCATTACCGAAACGCACTTCGACTAGCCTGATCGTCCAAAACTTTTCGCCCTTTGGCAATAAGTTGATTCAAACAGGCTATGTCAATCCCGAGCAAATGAAGCAAGCGATGGTCGAAAGTCGCTCTTCAGGAAGACCGTTAACAGAGATTTTAGAGTCACTGACAGGAAGACAGTTGCCTCCAGACTTGTTACGTCAGTACAAGAAACAGCAGCTGTTTGAATTAAAAATTCTGTTTGGCGTGGAATCCCTCGATCCAGAAATCACGGAAGTTCCCGTGAATCATTTGGGGGAATTGATTGATTCTTTAATTCCGATCGATATTTGTCGCCGTTATCGTTTAGTACCTTTATCTAAAAATGATACTCAGCCGCCTAGCGTGCTGATCGCAATGGTCAATCCCGATGACCTAGAAGCCTTAGATGATTTGAACCGGATTTTACGGCCTCAAGGTCTGGCATTGCAACGGATGGTGATTACGCGAGAAGACTATGAACACTTAATTACCAAATATTTAGATGAAGAAGCGGAAAGATTAGAGAAACGAGAACGAGAAAAACAAACAGATGTCAGCGGCTTATTAGACGATCTGAATATAGAAGGTTTAGAAGAAGCACCCGACGAAGGCGAAGACCTTGACGCAGACGGTAAGGAGTCATCAGCGCCAATTATTAACTTGGTGAATAAGATTTTGATTAAGGCTTTGCAGGAAGGTGCTTCGGATATTCACGTTGAGCCGCAAGAAGAAACCTTACGAATTCGGTTCCGCAAAGATGGGGTTCTGCAACAGGCATTTGACCCTCTACCGAAGCAAATTATTCCGGCGGTGACGGCTCGGTTTAAAGTAATTTCGGATTTGGATATTGCGGAACGCCGACAAGCACAAGATGGTCGGATTCGGCGGATGTTTAATGGACGGAAGATCGATTTCCGGGTAAGTACTTTGCCTAGCCGTTATGGGGAAAAGGTGGTACTGCGGATTTTGGATAACTCGTCAACGCAGTTGGGATTGGATAAGTTAATTACTAATCCAGATACGTTGGCGTTAGTCCGAGAAATGGCTAGTCGTCCGTTTGGGTTGATTCTGGTAACGGGGCCTACGGGTTCTGGTAAGTCAACGAGTTTATACTCGGTGTTGGCAGAACGGAACGATCCGGGAGTAAATATTAGTACAGTAGAAGACCCGATCGAATACACTTTGCCAGGGATTACTCAGGTACAGGTAATTCGGGAAAAAGGCTTAGATTTTGCGACGGCGCTACGGGCGTTCTTAAGACAAGATCCAGATGTGATTCTGGTGGGTGAAACGCGGGACAAGGAAACGGCGAAAACAGCGATCGAATCGGCTCTAACAGGTCACTTAGTATTAACCACTTTACACACCAATGATGCGGCAGGTGCGATCGCTCGTTTAGATGAAATGGGTGTAGAACCATTCATGGTGTCCGGTGCTTTACTCGGTGTATTGGCACAACGTTTGATGCGGCGTGTTTGTCCTGATTGTCGCATTCCCTACACACCCTCACCAGAAGAATTAGCCCGGTTTGGTTTAACTGCTTCCGGTGATGTAGACCTGTTAATTTACAAGGCGAATACCATCCCACCCGCAGAAAGACCCAATGATAAAAACCTCTGCAAAACCTGTAAAGGAGTTGGCTACAAAGGTCGGGTTGGGGTTTACGAAGTCTTGAAAGTTACAGAAAATCTGCAACTTTTAATTAGTCAAGGCGCTCCCACAGAACGGATCAAAGAAGCGGCTGTAGAAGAAGGCATGGTTACATTACTGGCCTACAGCTTACAGTTGGTACGGGAAGGTCGGACAACTTTAGAAGAAGTAGAGCGCGTTACCTTTACTGATTCTGGGTTAGAAGCAGAATTAAAAGCTAAACGCAAAACAGCCCTTACCTGTCGGATTTGTGATGCCGGGTTACAACAAGAGTGGATTGAATGTCCTTACTGCTTAACACCCAGATTCAGTGACTAA
- a CDS encoding type IV pilus twitching motility protein PilT: protein MEMMIEDLMEKLIEMGGSDMHIQAGAPVYFRVSGKLGPVGEEPMTAEECQRLIFSMLNNSQRKDLEQNWELDCAYGVKGLARFRVNVYRERGAWAACLRALSSKIPNFDKLGLPDVVREATERPRGMVLVTGQTGSGKTTTMAAMIDLINRTRSEHILTVEDPIEYVFPNIKSLVHQRQKGEDTKSFANALKAALREDPDVILVGEMRDLETIGLAISAAETGHLVFGTLHTNSAAQTIDRMLDVFPPIQQPQIRAMLSNSLVAVFSQNLVPKQNVKPGEYGRVMAQEIMVITPAISNLIREGKTSQIYSAIQTGGKLGMQTMEMSLANHYKAGSISYEAAMSKSSKPDELQRLIGPTPAGVKVGAAH, encoded by the coding sequence ATGGAAATGATGATTGAAGACCTAATGGAAAAATTAATTGAGATGGGTGGCTCGGATATGCACATCCAAGCTGGTGCGCCTGTCTATTTCCGGGTCAGTGGTAAACTGGGGCCTGTGGGTGAGGAGCCAATGACGGCAGAAGAGTGTCAACGCCTAATTTTTAGTATGCTCAATAACTCGCAACGGAAAGATTTGGAGCAGAACTGGGAATTAGACTGTGCTTACGGGGTGAAAGGGTTAGCTCGGTTCCGGGTGAATGTGTATCGGGAACGGGGTGCTTGGGCGGCTTGTTTACGAGCTTTGTCTTCTAAGATTCCGAATTTCGATAAGTTAGGGTTGCCGGATGTGGTGCGGGAAGCTACCGAAAGACCGAGAGGCATGGTGCTGGTGACTGGACAAACGGGGTCGGGAAAAACGACGACTATGGCGGCGATGATCGATTTGATCAACCGGACGCGATCGGAACATATTCTGACTGTAGAAGATCCGATCGAATATGTATTTCCCAACATTAAAAGCTTGGTTCACCAACGGCAAAAAGGTGAAGATACCAAGAGTTTTGCTAATGCCTTGAAAGCAGCATTACGGGAAGACCCCGATGTAATCCTAGTGGGGGAAATGCGGGACTTAGAAACGATCGGCTTGGCAATTTCCGCCGCAGAAACAGGTCACTTAGTATTTGGGACGTTACACACCAACTCAGCTGCTCAAACAATTGACCGGATGTTAGACGTATTCCCACCGATTCAACAACCCCAAATTCGGGCGATGCTTTCTAACTCCTTAGTTGCTGTATTCAGTCAAAACTTGGTGCCAAAACAAAATGTTAAACCAGGAGAATATGGTCGGGTAATGGCTCAAGAGATTATGGTAATTACACCTGCTATTTCTAACTTGATTCGGGAAGGTAAAACATCCCAAATTTACTCGGCGATTCAAACTGGAGGTAAATTAGGGATGCAAACAATGGAAATGTCCCTAGCTAACCATTACAAAGCTGGTTCTATTTCCTACGAAGCTGCCATGAGTAAATCTTCTAAACCTGATGAATTACAACGGTTAATTGGCCCGACACCAGCTGGTGTAAAAGTCGGAGCAGCCCACTAA
- a CDS encoding type II secretion system F family protein, whose protein sequence is MPTFLAQVRDSQGVSKKEKVVAESLRDARALLREKGMTVQDLKEAKSFNLKEFDFKAAMAKITVKDKAIFSRQFAAMVNAGVALVRALGVLTEQCTNPKLKRALVGISADVNEGISLADALRKHPDCFDNLYVAMVEAGEVGGVLDEVLNRIAKLLEDAARLQNQIKSAMSYPVAVGSLAVLIFIGMTTFLLPIFAKIFEDLGTELPLFTQIMMGISEILRGPFLPEPKRNYWILFVIAGIMGAIFAYKQYYKTPVGHLQMDKFFLKAPIFGDLTEKTAVARFCRTFGTLTRSGVPILTSLEIVRDTAGNLVISNAIESARKEIQSGGMISLALQREKVFPILAIQMISIGEETGEIDKMLMKVADFYEDEVEQAVKALTSVLEPLMMVGIACIVGSILLSMYLPMFAVFDKLG, encoded by the coding sequence ATGCCTACTTTCTTAGCCCAAGTAAGAGACTCTCAAGGAGTTAGTAAAAAAGAAAAAGTAGTTGCCGAATCTCTCAGAGATGCGCGTGCCCTTCTGAGAGAGAAGGGAATGACTGTTCAAGACCTCAAGGAAGCAAAAAGCTTTAACTTGAAAGAGTTTGATTTTAAAGCCGCAATGGCTAAAATCACGGTCAAGGATAAAGCGATTTTCTCTCGCCAATTTGCAGCGATGGTAAATGCTGGGGTGGCTTTGGTGAGAGCTTTGGGGGTATTAACTGAACAATGTACTAATCCGAAGTTGAAAAGAGCTTTAGTGGGAATTAGTGCGGATGTAAATGAGGGGATTAGTTTAGCGGATGCGCTCAGAAAACATCCTGATTGCTTTGATAACCTCTATGTGGCAATGGTAGAAGCCGGAGAGGTTGGTGGGGTACTTGATGAAGTTTTAAACCGGATTGCAAAATTATTAGAAGATGCCGCAAGACTGCAAAACCAAATTAAGTCGGCGATGTCTTATCCGGTGGCGGTGGGAAGTTTGGCGGTGCTGATCTTTATTGGGATGACGACATTTCTGTTACCAATTTTTGCGAAAATCTTTGAAGATTTGGGAACGGAATTGCCATTATTTACCCAAATAATGATGGGGATTAGTGAAATTTTGCGCGGCCCATTTCTACCGGAACCAAAAAGAAATTACTGGATTTTGTTTGTGATTGCTGGGATCATGGGAGCTATTTTTGCTTATAAGCAATATTACAAAACTCCGGTTGGTCACTTACAAATGGACAAGTTTTTCCTGAAAGCTCCTATTTTTGGCGATTTGACGGAAAAGACTGCTGTGGCACGTTTTTGCCGCACTTTTGGGACTTTGACTCGTTCGGGTGTGCCAATTTTGACTTCTTTGGAAATTGTGCGGGATACGGCGGGTAACTTGGTGATTTCTAATGCGATCGAATCAGCGAGAAAAGAAATTCAAAGTGGGGGGATGATCAGCCTTGCTTTGCAGCGAGAAAAAGTTTTCCCAATTCTGGCAATTCAAATGATCAGTATTGGCGAGGAAACCGGGGAAATTGACAAAATGTTGATGAAGGTTGCCGATTTCTATGAAGATGAAGTCGAGCAAGCTGTGAAAGCTCTGACAAGTGTACTCGAACCGCTGATGATGGTGGGGATTGCTTGTATTGTAGGTTCGATTTTGTTGTCGATGTATCTGCCAATGTTTGCAGTATTCGATAAATTAGGCTAA
- the mazG gene encoding nucleoside triphosphate pyrophosphohydrolase, whose translation MSQDSVLVAWQKLIDVVAKLRSPNGGCPWDLAQTPESLIPYVIEEAYEVVDAIRCADQNAIAEELGDLLLQVVLQAQIASEFGQFTIKEVTEGITEKLIRRHPHVFGDVAVESVEEVRQNWEQIKATEKGKTPDQQELLSDKISRYARTLPPLTAGMKISRKAAAVGFEWDKIEDVWEKFNEELTEFRYSIQHESKERQQEELGDLLFVIINLARWYDLDPAEALQGTNQRFIQRIVKMEAATDRPLSDYSIEELEELWQQAKAKLAAQKNGDTR comes from the coding sequence ATGTCGCAAGATTCGGTTTTGGTGGCATGGCAAAAGTTAATTGATGTGGTGGCGAAATTACGATCGCCAAATGGTGGTTGTCCTTGGGATTTAGCCCAAACTCCTGAATCTTTAATTCCCTACGTGATTGAAGAAGCTTATGAAGTTGTGGATGCAATTCGATGTGCGGATCAAAATGCGATCGCAGAAGAGTTAGGAGATTTACTTTTACAAGTAGTTTTACAAGCGCAAATTGCTAGCGAATTTGGTCAATTTACGATTAAAGAAGTTACTGAAGGAATTACCGAAAAATTAATTCGCAGACATCCTCATGTTTTTGGTGATGTGGCGGTAGAAAGTGTTGAAGAAGTGCGGCAAAATTGGGAACAAATTAAAGCGACGGAAAAGGGAAAAACTCCAGATCAGCAAGAGTTACTTAGTGATAAAATTAGCCGTTATGCTCGCACTTTGCCCCCTTTAACTGCCGGAATGAAAATTTCCCGAAAGGCGGCGGCGGTGGGTTTTGAATGGGACAAAATTGAGGATGTTTGGGAGAAATTTAATGAAGAATTAACAGAGTTTAGATATTCTATTCAACATGAAAGTAAGGAACGACAACAAGAAGAATTAGGCGATTTGTTATTTGTAATTATTAATTTGGCGCGGTGGTACGATTTAGATCCGGCGGAAGCTTTGCAGGGAACAAATCAACGTTTTATTCAGAGAATTGTCAAGATGGAGGCAGCGACAGACCGCCCACTTTCTGATTATTCGATAGAAGAGTTGGAAGAACTTTGGCAACAAGCAAAAGCTAAGTTGGCGGCGCAAAAAAATGGCGATACGCGCTGA
- a CDS encoding M64 family metallopeptidase, which translates to MLKNLFKYIKLPVTTISMVVGMTTVAQGAYLKLWDNGPSSNRVDMVFLGDGYTAADINTTYNCHVYSILNRMFFGNENPYPRYKNFFNVHRLDIISQERGADIPPKGIFRNTALDASYYFDGVTERLLYINEANAYQALVNNLPDLSLAEVRLLTVNDVKYGGSGGYFAVYAGGNSYASELALHELGHSFNGLADEYYYSNSGIYNGAEPAAINITKSPTGEKWSHWLGYVQPGIGVIGNYEGAGYYEKGLFRPSLNSKMRSLGQPFDAVSREKIILDIYNLVDPLDSWLDNTVSLYNPDRLWVNAIDPSVININWYVNGVLVPGAENQWFNLLDYGFGSGIYQVTAKAFDSTDWVRSNRNLLEQSITWNVTVLVPEIEPRNPQVSVPEPRTLLGLLCMSIFALVSCSGKRRKLS; encoded by the coding sequence ATGTTAAAAAATTTATTTAAGTACATCAAATTACCAGTTACTACCATCAGTATGGTAGTGGGAATGACAACAGTTGCCCAAGGTGCTTATTTAAAGCTTTGGGATAATGGGCCATCAAGTAACCGAGTCGATATGGTGTTTCTGGGAGATGGGTATACCGCAGCGGATATCAATACTACTTACAACTGTCATGTTTATTCGATACTCAATCGTATGTTTTTTGGCAATGAAAACCCCTATCCCAGGTATAAAAACTTTTTCAATGTTCACCGTTTAGATATTATTTCCCAGGAAAGGGGAGCAGATATTCCCCCAAAAGGGATTTTTCGTAATACTGCCTTGGATGCAAGTTACTATTTTGACGGAGTAACGGAGCGGTTGCTTTATATTAATGAAGCAAACGCTTACCAAGCTTTAGTGAATAATTTACCTGACCTTTCATTAGCAGAAGTTCGCTTATTAACGGTTAATGATGTTAAATATGGAGGTAGTGGAGGATATTTTGCTGTTTATGCAGGTGGTAATAGCTATGCTTCAGAGTTGGCGCTTCATGAATTAGGGCATAGTTTTAATGGGTTAGCTGATGAATATTATTATAGTAATTCGGGAATTTATAATGGCGCAGAACCAGCAGCAATTAATATTACTAAATCTCCTACAGGTGAGAAGTGGTCACATTGGCTAGGTTATGTGCAACCGGGGATTGGAGTTATTGGTAATTATGAAGGTGCTGGTTATTATGAGAAAGGTTTATTTCGACCTTCTCTAAATTCTAAAATGCGGAGTTTGGGTCAACCTTTTGATGCGGTAAGTAGAGAAAAGATTATTTTAGATATTTATAATTTAGTAGATCCTTTGGATAGTTGGTTAGATAATACTGTTAGTTTATATAATCCCGATCGACTGTGGGTAAATGCGATCGATCCTAGCGTGATTAATATTAATTGGTATGTAAATGGTGTTTTAGTACCTGGTGCTGAAAATCAATGGTTTAATTTGTTAGATTACGGTTTTGGTTCTGGGATTTACCAGGTGACAGCTAAAGCGTTCGATTCTACTGATTGGGTGAGAAGTAACCGCAATCTTTTAGAGCAATCTATTACCTGGAATGTGACAGTTCTTGTTCCTGAAATAGAACCAAGAAATCCACAGGTTTCTGTGCCTGAACCAAGAACTTTGTTAGGGTTGTTGTGTATGAGTATTTTCGCTTTGGTTAGTTGTTCTGGGAAAAGACGAAAATTATCTTAA